A stretch of the Thiomicrorhabdus indica genome encodes the following:
- a CDS encoding YeeE/YedE family protein, with protein sequence MSSFSLFFTGRLSFMQTVLIIGLLLILTALYQASQSPISLVTFVIALAMGAVLNGLHFGFSRSFRELILERKTLAVRAIIWMLALVLVLFGWLQNTADSLQGEALYGFIRPVGVYSLLGAFLFGVGMQLGIGCTSGTLNRAGQLQVLSIPTLFMMIVGGTVAVWSQELWQAWPAVAPWAFQHSVHWLVAIAVQLLLLLVIYRSLLIFERTSNGQVQTLLQLKKRGDSAYWHPWLLAGLSLATLNALLFWVSGSPWSISSIFPYWGVHLIELLKLPVDWQFWDYVMENPNHLASEAINHTVSLTTWGVLFGALFVTLWQTSGQSNAKQNRSVKSVSHWRAWLVSSVAGFIMGLGAVMASGCNIGAFFSGIASGSLHGWVWLPAALIGNWAGLYLKRFLSL encoded by the coding sequence ATGTCTTCCTTCTCTTTATTCTTTACCGGCCGGTTAAGTTTTATGCAAACGGTTCTAATAATTGGTTTGTTATTGATTTTAACGGCGCTTTATCAGGCTTCACAAAGTCCGATTTCTCTTGTTACGTTCGTTATTGCTTTGGCAATGGGCGCGGTTCTCAATGGCTTGCATTTTGGATTTAGTCGTAGTTTTAGAGAACTGATTTTAGAACGAAAAACGCTCGCTGTTCGTGCGATTATTTGGATGTTGGCGTTGGTGCTTGTTCTGTTTGGCTGGTTACAAAATACTGCTGACAGTTTACAAGGTGAGGCGCTTTATGGTTTTATCCGGCCGGTAGGTGTTTATAGTCTGCTGGGAGCTTTTCTGTTTGGAGTCGGGATGCAGCTGGGTATCGGTTGTACTTCTGGAACGCTGAATCGAGCAGGGCAGTTGCAAGTGCTGTCGATTCCAACCTTGTTCATGATGATCGTCGGTGGCACCGTAGCTGTTTGGAGCCAAGAGCTTTGGCAAGCATGGCCAGCGGTTGCGCCATGGGCGTTTCAGCACAGCGTTCATTGGTTGGTTGCAATCGCTGTTCAATTGCTGTTGTTATTAGTTATTTATCGAAGTTTATTGATATTTGAACGGACTTCAAACGGACAAGTTCAGACATTGCTCCAACTCAAAAAAAGGGGGGATTCAGCATACTGGCATCCGTGGTTATTAGCGGGATTGAGTTTGGCCACGCTGAATGCGCTGTTGTTTTGGGTGTCCGGCTCACCTTGGTCGATTAGTTCAATTTTCCCTTATTGGGGAGTCCACTTGATTGAGCTATTGAAACTTCCTGTTGATTGGCAATTTTGGGATTATGTCATGGAAAATCCGAATCATTTAGCGTCTGAAGCCATCAACCATACTGTCAGCTTAACAACTTGGGGAGTGCTTTTCGGCGCTTTGTTTGTGACTCTCTGGCAAACCAGTGGGCAGTCTAATGCAAAGCAAAATAGGTCAGTTAAATCTGTTTCGCATTGGCGAGCTTGGTTGGTCAGCTCGGTTGCAGGGTTCATTATGGGGTTAGGCGCAGTCATGGCATCGGGTTGCAATATCGGTGCGTTTTTCAGTGGCATTGCTTCTGGTAGTTTGCATGGCTGGGTTTGGTTGCCTGCCGCATTGATTGGAAACTGGGCAGGGCTTTATTTGAAACGATTTTTATCGCTGTAG
- the rep gene encoding DNA helicase Rep, translating to MHSLNDRQHMAVKHVETPALVLAGAGSGKTRVITEKIAYLIRHHQVAPHHIYAVTFTNKSAKEMKERVFKLLKDDNSKGLNVSTFHNLGLNIIRREYKHLGFKANFTIMDATDSGQILKELMSKQTVDPEVLDGVQWDISRWKNAHISPEQAIENAEDATEQARAVLYQLYQKQIRAYNAVDFDDLITLPVTLFQQNPDVLEKWQNRVRYLLVDEYQDTNAAQYQLVKLLVGIQARFTVVGDDDQSIYAWRGAQPENLALLKEDFPSLELIKLEQNYRSSNRILTAANQLIANNTHVFEKSLWSEMGLGEDLRVIACANETQEAERVVSEMVMHRFKHRTKHKDYAILYRGNHQARLIERALREQNIPYVISGGKSFFDHAEIKDVMSYLKLITNPDDDAAFLRVINTPRREIGASTLEKLATYATRRNISLFDATQEFGITQELSEKAMKRVGFFSEMLLEWIKEADSIAGEAVIHFIKALMEKIEYDNWLHETANTPKQAEKRINNVRDFIVWIERIVNKALTEDNEERTLTSIVSHLALRDMLDRNESDQEQDMVSLMTLHASKGLEFPHVYLIGMEEELLPHKQNMESPGLEEERRLAYVGVTRAKRSLTMTYANKRRKGGEDVACEPSRFLFEIPEEGLKWEGKPGVVISKEENLQQGNDHLENIKAMLNQKAV from the coding sequence ATGCATTCATTGAATGATCGTCAACACATGGCTGTTAAACACGTTGAAACCCCGGCTTTGGTTCTGGCCGGTGCTGGTTCGGGTAAAACACGGGTGATTACCGAGAAAATCGCTTATTTGATTCGGCATCATCAAGTCGCTCCACATCACATCTATGCTGTCACCTTTACCAACAAGTCAGCGAAAGAGATGAAAGAGCGTGTGTTTAAGCTGCTCAAAGACGACAATTCCAAAGGGCTGAATGTTTCCACTTTCCACAACCTTGGTTTAAACATTATTCGCCGTGAATACAAACACCTAGGGTTTAAGGCCAACTTTACCATTATGGATGCCACCGACAGCGGACAGATTTTAAAAGAATTAATGTCTAAACAAACTGTTGATCCTGAAGTCCTAGATGGCGTGCAGTGGGATATTTCACGTTGGAAAAATGCCCATATTTCCCCTGAGCAAGCGATTGAAAACGCTGAAGATGCAACGGAACAAGCTCGAGCGGTTTTATATCAACTCTATCAAAAACAGATTCGTGCCTATAACGCCGTTGATTTTGACGATCTGATTACCTTGCCAGTGACACTCTTCCAGCAAAACCCAGACGTGCTAGAAAAATGGCAAAACCGCGTGCGTTATCTATTGGTCGATGAGTATCAAGATACCAATGCCGCGCAATATCAATTGGTTAAATTACTCGTTGGCATCCAAGCACGCTTTACCGTGGTTGGCGATGATGACCAATCCATTTACGCTTGGCGTGGTGCACAGCCAGAAAACTTAGCTTTGCTGAAAGAGGACTTTCCTTCTCTTGAGCTCATTAAGCTTGAGCAGAATTATCGGTCAAGTAATCGGATTTTGACCGCAGCTAACCAACTGATTGCTAACAACACTCACGTGTTTGAAAAAAGCCTGTGGTCGGAAATGGGCTTAGGTGAAGACTTGCGCGTCATTGCCTGCGCCAATGAAACCCAAGAAGCCGAGCGCGTGGTGTCTGAAATGGTCATGCACCGCTTTAAACATCGCACCAAACACAAAGACTATGCGATTTTGTATCGCGGAAATCATCAAGCACGATTAATTGAACGTGCACTACGCGAACAAAATATTCCTTATGTCATCTCTGGCGGAAAATCGTTTTTTGACCACGCAGAAATCAAAGATGTGATGAGTTATCTCAAGCTCATTACCAACCCCGATGACGATGCCGCATTCTTACGCGTTATTAATACGCCGCGCCGTGAAATTGGTGCTTCCACATTAGAAAAACTCGCCACCTACGCGACTCGACGCAATATCAGCCTATTTGATGCCACCCAAGAATTTGGCATCACCCAAGAGTTGTCCGAAAAGGCGATGAAACGCGTTGGCTTTTTCAGTGAAATGCTGCTGGAATGGATTAAAGAAGCCGATTCGATTGCCGGTGAAGCGGTGATTCATTTTATTAAAGCGCTGATGGAAAAGATAGAATACGACAACTGGCTGCATGAAACGGCCAACACCCCCAAACAAGCTGAAAAACGCATTAACAATGTCCGTGATTTTATTGTCTGGATTGAGCGCATTGTTAATAAAGCGCTGACCGAAGACAATGAGGAACGCACACTCACATCGATTGTTTCTCATTTGGCATTGCGTGATATGCTGGATCGAAATGAATCTGACCAAGAGCAAGACATGGTTAGTCTGATGACACTTCACGCCTCAAAGGGTCTTGAGTTCCCACATGTCTATTTAATCGGCATGGAAGAAGAGCTTTTGCCGCATAAACAAAACATGGAATCACCGGGTCTTGAAGAAGAACGTCGCTTGGCTTATGTTGGCGTGACACGGGCCAAACGCAGTTTGACCATGACCTACGCCAATAAGCGCCGAAAAGGTGGTGAAGATGTCGCGTGTGAGCCAAGCCGCTTTCTGTTTGAAATCCCTGAAGAGGGCTTGAAATGGGAGGGTAAACCAGGCGTGGTCATTAGCAAAGAAGAAAATCTGCAACAAGGCAATGACCACCTGGAAAACATCAAAGCGATGTTAAATCAAAAGGCGGTTTAG
- a CDS encoding Tim44 domain-containing protein yields MMQSLWNIRFAGLGLALVAIMLMTFSQFAEAKRLGGGKSFGYQKQVAPKSFNNQKDNKSSQTTPAGQNGTAAGTAGAGTAAAGTAAKSGASKWLGPLAGLAAGGLLAAMIFGDGFENLQILDILIFALIAFLLFKLFMSRKRAQQAQEPAYQGYQQRAPDNVAQREMPQESPAPQVRQTHKDQPAYNPNEGGSIFGADLGESPTQNAQPVSQAPEWFDADGFIDGSKSHFLALQSAWDQVDLSALESYCTPELYKALEAELEGVQAGENHTKVEDLQSEIAAMSVENDYFYVSVRYSGFMDEDGQGAHAFTEIWHIRRLAEGEGNWALAGIQQNH; encoded by the coding sequence ATGATGCAGAGTCTATGGAATATACGTTTTGCAGGATTAGGGTTAGCCTTGGTTGCAATTATGTTGATGACATTCAGTCAGTTTGCGGAGGCAAAGCGACTGGGTGGTGGGAAGAGTTTTGGTTATCAAAAGCAGGTGGCGCCTAAGAGTTTTAATAATCAAAAAGATAATAAATCCTCACAAACAACACCGGCCGGGCAAAATGGTACGGCAGCTGGTACAGCTGGAGCAGGCACGGCGGCCGCAGGAACTGCTGCCAAATCTGGTGCCTCAAAATGGCTTGGACCTTTGGCAGGATTAGCAGCCGGTGGACTTTTGGCGGCGATGATTTTTGGGGATGGATTTGAAAATCTTCAAATTTTGGATATTCTAATTTTTGCGTTAATCGCCTTTTTGTTGTTCAAACTGTTTATGTCCCGCAAACGTGCGCAACAAGCTCAAGAGCCTGCTTATCAAGGCTATCAGCAGCGAGCGCCTGACAATGTGGCGCAGCGTGAGATGCCACAAGAATCACCAGCTCCGCAAGTCCGTCAGACACATAAGGATCAGCCTGCTTACAACCCAAATGAAGGGGGGTCGATTTTTGGTGCAGATTTGGGCGAAAGTCCAACGCAGAATGCACAGCCGGTATCTCAAGCGCCTGAATGGTTTGATGCAGATGGCTTTATAGATGGATCGAAATCTCACTTTCTTGCGTTGCAATCTGCGTGGGATCAGGTGGATTTATCTGCCTTGGAATCCTACTGTACGCCAGAGCTTTATAAAGCTTTAGAAGCTGAATTAGAAGGTGTCCAAGCAGGTGAAAATCATACGAAAGTAGAAGATTTACAGTCTGAAATTGCGGCAATGTCGGTTGAAAATGACTACTTTTACGTGAGTGTGCGTTACAGCGGATTTATGGATGAAGATGGGCAAGGTGCGCACGCCTTTACGGAAATTTGGCACATTCGTCGACTTGCTGAAGGCGAAGGTAACTGGGCACTTGCAGGAATACAGCAAAACCACTAA
- a CDS encoding YifB family Mg chelatase-like AAA ATPase — translation MGFARVYSRALLGVDSPQVLVEVHISNGLPSLTIVGLPEASVKESRERVRSALLNAGFDMPVQRITVNLAPADLPKSGGRYDLAIAVGILIASNQISLPDGLNGDGSLETFEFFSELALNGNSRAIAGVLPSLLSAQAAGRISVVAWDNAEEVALLQQAWQQIHHMGENSYRPVIVAKDLNAVATALSTDTPDVFTSQEFSAVDYVPTLCLSDIRGQRQAKRVLELCASGGHSLLMVGEPGAGKTMLASRLPGILPKMLPEQALETAAIHSIAGRPRDLEHFFERPFLQPHHTASAVSLIGGGSNPKPGAISLAHNGVLFLDELPEFSRPVLEALREPLENRKVEISRVRQQACFPASFQLVVALNPSPSGYFPDDRKGRCKDTPNEINRYLKKISGPLLDRIDCHLEVPAVDVSELQRADNVEGAEAETSLDVRARVEVCQARQIERQGCLNAFLENKQLQSLNLDETSMQLLKVATEELGLSARAYYRTLRLAQTLADMESTEIQAMHVAEALSYRPSQRFLELV, via the coding sequence ATGGGATTTGCACGAGTTTATTCCCGAGCATTGTTGGGGGTTGATTCCCCTCAGGTACTTGTTGAAGTGCATATCAGTAATGGTTTGCCAAGCTTAACCATCGTGGGTTTGCCGGAAGCTTCGGTTAAAGAGAGCCGAGAACGTGTTCGAAGTGCATTGCTTAATGCGGGGTTTGACATGCCGGTTCAGCGAATTACGGTCAATCTTGCGCCTGCGGATTTACCGAAATCCGGTGGACGTTACGACTTAGCCATTGCTGTCGGTATTCTGATTGCGTCAAATCAGATTTCATTACCTGATGGTTTGAATGGCGATGGATCTCTTGAAACATTTGAATTTTTTTCCGAGTTAGCTTTAAACGGAAACAGTCGTGCGATTGCTGGAGTTCTGCCAAGCTTGTTATCTGCTCAAGCAGCTGGACGTATCTCCGTTGTCGCTTGGGATAATGCTGAAGAAGTCGCTTTGCTTCAGCAAGCTTGGCAACAAATTCATCACATGGGTGAAAATTCTTACCGGCCGGTTATTGTTGCCAAAGATTTGAATGCGGTCGCAACGGCTTTATCCACTGACACACCAGACGTTTTTACGAGTCAGGAATTTTCAGCGGTGGATTATGTTCCTACTCTATGTCTGTCGGATATTCGAGGTCAACGACAGGCCAAGCGCGTATTGGAGTTGTGTGCTTCTGGTGGTCATAGTCTGCTGATGGTTGGAGAGCCGGGCGCTGGCAAAACCATGTTGGCTTCTCGGTTGCCAGGAATTTTACCTAAAATGTTGCCGGAACAGGCATTGGAAACAGCCGCTATCCATTCTATTGCTGGTCGACCAAGAGATTTGGAACACTTTTTTGAGAGACCATTTTTGCAGCCTCATCACACGGCTTCAGCCGTCTCTCTTATTGGGGGTGGTTCAAATCCAAAACCGGGTGCTATTTCTTTAGCGCATAATGGAGTGTTGTTTTTAGATGAGCTTCCTGAATTTAGCCGGCCGGTATTAGAAGCGCTACGCGAACCTTTGGAAAATCGAAAAGTCGAAATTTCACGAGTGCGCCAGCAGGCTTGTTTTCCGGCAAGTTTTCAGCTTGTGGTTGCGCTTAATCCTTCGCCTTCAGGATATTTTCCTGATGATCGTAAAGGGCGTTGTAAAGACACGCCGAATGAAATTAATCGTTATCTAAAGAAAATATCAGGGCCGTTATTGGATCGCATTGATTGCCATTTGGAAGTACCTGCTGTAGACGTTTCGGAGTTACAAAGAGCTGATAATGTTGAAGGTGCAGAGGCCGAAACCAGCCTTGATGTAAGAGCTCGGGTTGAAGTCTGTCAGGCAAGGCAAATTGAACGCCAAGGATGTCTAAACGCTTTTTTGGAGAACAAACAATTACAATCCCTCAATTTGGATGAGACTTCAATGCAATTGCTGAAGGTTGCTACCGAGGAGCTAGGGTTGTCGGCGCGTGCTTATTACCGAACTCTTCGTCTGGCACAAACGCTAGCGGATATGGAATCCACAGAGATTCAAGCGATGCATGTTGCTGAAGCACTTTCTTATCGACCTTCTCAACGATTTTTGGAATTAGTGTAA
- a CDS encoding class I SAM-dependent methyltransferase, protein MAKLSAQEIAKLKADIQFTEVLKDKTLQFRSTWGIFSPREIDAGTHLLLKHLDIKEDEIALDLGCGYGPIGLTIAACAPKGEIHMVDKDFMAVEYANRNAELNGLNHAKAYLSNGLSNVPKDLQFTTVVSNVPAKVGKEMLSIMLHDIHAQLAPGGQLVVVTINGLRDYMKRNFNEVFGNYKKVKQGKDYTISRAVKE, encoded by the coding sequence ATGGCAAAACTCTCAGCGCAAGAGATTGCAAAACTCAAAGCTGATATTCAATTTACTGAAGTTTTGAAAGATAAGACTTTGCAGTTTCGCAGTACTTGGGGGATTTTTAGCCCACGAGAAATTGATGCTGGAACACACTTGCTGCTTAAACACCTCGATATTAAAGAAGATGAAATCGCTTTAGATTTAGGCTGTGGTTACGGGCCAATCGGTTTAACAATTGCTGCTTGTGCACCAAAAGGTGAGATTCATATGGTCGACAAAGATTTTATGGCAGTGGAATACGCAAACCGTAATGCAGAATTGAACGGGTTGAACCATGCTAAAGCGTATTTATCGAACGGTTTAAGTAATGTGCCAAAAGATTTGCAGTTCACGACAGTTGTTTCCAATGTGCCTGCAAAAGTTGGAAAAGAGATGTTGAGCATTATGTTGCATGATATTCATGCACAGTTGGCGCCAGGTGGACAGCTTGTGGTGGTGACTATAAACGGACTTCGCGACTATATGAAGCGAAACTTTAACGAGGTTTTTGGGAACTATAAAAAGGTCAAACAAGGGAAAGACTATACGATTTCACGAGCGGTGAAGGAGTGA
- a CDS encoding sulfite exporter TauE/SafE family protein, with product MEWTLLVTAAMVGLLGGVHCLGMCGGVVGTLTFSLDVRNQQSWWRMLPFQFAYNMGRILSYMVIGAIFGLIGMAMGSLSAMLPVQQALQIFAGIFMIALGLYLGGWWFGVAKIEKVGQGLWHRLQPYAQRMTPVSSPLQAFSYGLVWGWLPCGLVYSTLIMAMTAGGALEGALVMMAFGLGTLPNLMLMGVFAFYFTRLARTTWVKTLAGLGVIGMGVYQIYLASVVSVG from the coding sequence ATGGAATGGACACTGTTAGTTACCGCCGCCATGGTGGGTTTATTGGGTGGTGTGCACTGTTTAGGCATGTGCGGTGGAGTTGTTGGTACACTTACGTTTAGTTTGGATGTTCGCAATCAACAAAGTTGGTGGCGAATGCTGCCATTTCAGTTCGCTTACAATATGGGGCGAATTTTAAGCTATATGGTGATTGGTGCAATTTTTGGACTGATTGGAATGGCAATGGGATCGCTATCCGCGATGCTTCCAGTGCAACAAGCTTTACAAATTTTTGCCGGCATTTTTATGATTGCGTTGGGTTTGTATCTTGGCGGTTGGTGGTTTGGCGTCGCTAAAATTGAAAAAGTCGGTCAAGGACTCTGGCATAGGTTGCAACCTTATGCGCAGCGCATGACGCCTGTGAGTTCACCTTTGCAAGCATTTAGCTATGGGCTGGTTTGGGGCTGGTTGCCCTGTGGCTTGGTTTACAGTACTTTGATTATGGCGATGACCGCTGGTGGTGCACTAGAAGGTGCTTTAGTCATGATGGCTTTTGGTCTGGGAACCTTGCCAAATTTAATGTTGATGGGAGTATTTGCGTTTTACTTCACTCGGTTGGCTCGCACGACTTGGGTTAAAACATTGGCTGGATTAGGTGTGATTGGCATGGGCGTTTACCAAATTTATTTAGCTAGTGTGGTTTCGGTCGGTTGA
- a CDS encoding iron-containing alcohol dehydrogenase → MYSNHPIANFSFATHPEMHFGLGIRSQLSEFLQKNYAGKLVLLTGRSISQTGQFGAELLETLSQSHTIQHFIVSGEPSPDLVDEIVLKCDADSTAVVALGGGSVLDAAKAVAGLIPSQTSVMDYLEGVGAGKPFNVETCPFIAVPTTAGTGSETTKNAVLSRIGYFKKSFRDNKLLARSVWLDPELLKSCPKDVLYATGMDAFTQLLESYTTKNANPITDALALQGMKLFKGAFEAIDSDKETEQNMGYSNLMLAATLSGTTLANAGLGAVHGLAGPIGAFFEAPHGIVCAKLLAPITQANIEALHKNSSELAKSTLDKYQTIAKLFDGETLEDLILTLKHYAQTYTPQGLGQYGLTADNLQPVIDNCRSGSMLGNVVSLPNEVLINAMKQSL, encoded by the coding sequence ATGTACTCAAATCATCCTATTGCCAACTTTAGTTTTGCAACGCACCCTGAAATGCATTTTGGATTAGGCATTCGCAGCCAATTATCAGAGTTCTTACAAAAAAATTATGCTGGCAAATTAGTGCTTTTGACCGGCCGGTCAATTTCTCAAACAGGGCAATTTGGAGCGGAGCTTTTAGAAACCTTAAGCCAATCACATACGATTCAACATTTTATTGTCAGCGGTGAACCTTCACCGGATCTAGTGGATGAAATCGTCTTGAAATGTGATGCAGATTCCACGGCAGTGGTTGCACTCGGTGGAGGCAGTGTTCTCGATGCCGCCAAAGCTGTCGCAGGCCTAATTCCCAGTCAAACTTCGGTGATGGACTACCTTGAAGGCGTTGGCGCAGGCAAACCATTCAATGTTGAAACTTGTCCTTTTATCGCCGTTCCAACCACCGCAGGTACAGGCTCAGAAACCACCAAAAACGCGGTTTTATCGCGCATTGGCTATTTTAAAAAATCGTTTCGCGACAATAAACTTCTCGCCAGATCAGTCTGGCTTGATCCAGAACTGTTAAAAAGCTGTCCGAAAGATGTTTTATACGCCACAGGAATGGATGCTTTTACTCAGCTATTGGAAAGCTACACCACAAAAAATGCCAACCCCATTACCGATGCACTCGCGCTTCAAGGCATGAAACTGTTCAAAGGCGCGTTTGAAGCCATTGACTCTGATAAAGAAACCGAACAAAACATGGGCTATAGCAACCTCATGCTTGCTGCGACTCTCTCTGGAACGACACTTGCTAATGCCGGCTTAGGAGCCGTTCATGGCCTAGCCGGCCCAATCGGGGCATTCTTTGAAGCACCACATGGCATAGTGTGCGCCAAACTTCTTGCTCCCATCACGCAAGCGAATATCGAAGCTTTGCACAAGAACAGTAGCGAATTGGCGAAATCAACACTCGATAAATACCAAACAATTGCCAAACTGTTTGACGGTGAGACGCTTGAGGATTTGATTCTGACACTCAAGCATTACGCCCAAACCTACACGCCACAAGGTCTGGGACAATATGGCCTAACGGCAGACAATCTTCAGCCGGTAATAGATAATTGTCGTTCAGGCAGCATGCTTGGAAATGTGGTGAGCTTGCCGAATGAAGTGCTGATTAATGCAATGAAACAAAGCCTATAG
- a CDS encoding CsgG/HfaB family protein, which produces MTKTSIFSGKSLLKLSAIFAFALGVSGCMSNMNPGSSDAKTTATGSAGGANSQNANSGLERCDATLGTLAIYEDQTESWYRYLSRDLRLPSTTPVIRLLAQQSNCFVIVERGKAFKQMQQERQIMNSGEMRSGSNFSKGQMVAADYTVTPSITFSSNDTGGGGAVVGAIFGSLAGAVAGGFKNSDASTMLTMIDNRSGVQLAASEGSARNTDFSLFGGLFAGAAAGGAGAYSKTPEGKVLVAAFTDSMNGLIKALKAYKAQEVNGGLGSGGNLGVQGATTTLDGVMTERRYDNALKMYEYKIVTKDKSQTYRFNHSKKIPYKNDLVRFRTSGNKVDPESILLLERKYVQKYW; this is translated from the coding sequence ATGACTAAAACTTCTATTTTTAGCGGTAAAAGTTTGCTCAAACTTTCTGCGATTTTTGCCTTTGCCTTAGGCGTTTCAGGTTGTATGTCGAACATGAACCCCGGTTCAAGCGATGCTAAAACAACCGCGACTGGTTCTGCTGGTGGCGCGAATTCTCAAAATGCGAACAGTGGCTTGGAGCGATGCGATGCGACTTTAGGAACTTTGGCAATTTATGAAGACCAAACAGAATCTTGGTATCGATATTTAAGTCGAGATTTGAGATTACCGTCAACCACGCCTGTTATTCGTCTATTAGCACAACAATCTAACTGTTTTGTCATTGTTGAGCGTGGAAAAGCATTCAAACAAATGCAACAAGAGCGACAGATAATGAATTCTGGTGAGATGCGATCAGGTTCAAACTTCTCTAAAGGTCAAATGGTTGCAGCGGATTATACGGTCACGCCTTCTATCACATTCAGTTCTAATGATACCGGTGGCGGTGGTGCCGTTGTCGGTGCGATATTTGGCAGTTTAGCCGGAGCAGTTGCGGGTGGTTTTAAAAACAGTGATGCAAGCACGATGCTGACTATGATTGACAACCGTTCAGGGGTTCAGCTTGCTGCGTCAGAAGGAAGTGCAAGAAATACTGATTTCTCACTGTTTGGTGGACTATTCGCTGGAGCAGCAGCAGGGGGGGCGGGTGCATATTCAAAAACGCCAGAAGGTAAAGTACTTGTTGCAGCTTTCACCGATTCTATGAATGGTTTAATTAAAGCGCTTAAAGCTTACAAAGCACAAGAAGTGAATGGTGGCCTTGGTTCTGGCGGTAATTTAGGTGTTCAGGGTGCTACGACGACTCTTGATGGTGTAATGACAGAGCGTCGATATGACAATGCATTAAAAATGTATGAGTATAAAATCGTAACGAAAGATAAATCTCAGACATACCGATTTAATCACAGTAAAAAAATTCCATATAAAAACGACTTGGTTCGTTTTAGAACGAGTGGAAATAAGGTTGATCCAGAAAGCATCTTATTGCTTGAAAGAAAGTATGTTCAAAAATACTGGTAA
- a CDS encoding accessory factor UbiK family protein, with product MIQPPPIDQLIGQLSKSIPQGFGDQNDQIKQQMKSILSRWLEEMDFVTREEFEVQKAVLQKTRQKLDELSQRLDEIDAGHD from the coding sequence ATGATTCAGCCTCCACCTATTGACCAGTTAATCGGTCAATTATCCAAATCGATTCCGCAAGGTTTTGGAGACCAAAATGACCAGATTAAACAACAAATGAAATCCATTCTGTCTCGCTGGTTAGAGGAAATGGATTTTGTGACTCGTGAAGAATTTGAAGTGCAGAAAGCCGTTTTACAAAAAACGCGTCAAAAACTAGATGAATTGAGTCAGCGTTTAGATGAAATAGACGCTGGTCACGACTAA